The Thiomicrorhabdus aquaedulcis sequence TGGTGGTTTGGATACCTCCATTATTGTCAAATGGTTGCAAGATGAATACCAGTGTGAAGTGGTTACGTTTACCGCAGACATTGGTCAAGGTGGTGAAGTAGAACCGGCGCGCGTAAAAGCCGCGGCCATGGGCGTTAAAGAAATTTATATTGAAGATTTGCGTGAAGAATTTGCACGTGATTTTGTTTACCCAATGATGCGTGCAAATGCAATGTATGAGGGTGAATACCGCTTGGGCACATCGATTGCGCGGCCATTAATTGCTAAGCGTTTGGTTGAAATTGCACAAGCTGTTGGCGCAGACGCGATTTCGCATGGCGCAACGGGTAAAGGCAACGATCAAGTACGTTTTGAATTAAATTCTTATGCGTTAATGCCCAATGTTAAGGTAATTGCACCTTGGCGCGAGTGGGATTTATTGTCGCGTGAAAAACTTATGGCTTATGCAGCCGAGCATAATATTCCGATTGAAAATAATAAGGGTAAAAAGTCACCTTATTCAATGGACGCCAATTTATTGCATATTTCGTATGAGGGCGGCGTGATTGAAGACCCAGCTAATGAACCCGAAGAAGATATGTGGTTGTGGACGGTTTCTATTGAAAATGCACCTGACGTACCGACCTATTTAGACATCGGTTTTGAAAAAGGCGATATTATTAGCATCAATGGTCAAGAAATGTCTCCGGCCACTGTAATGGAATACTTAAATAAAGTAGGTGGCGCAAACGGAATTGGTCGTGATGACATTGTTGAAAACCGTTTTGTCGGTATGAAAGCACGTGGCTGTTATGAAACGCCCGCTGGCACTATTATGTTAAAAGCGCATCGTGCTATGGAATCGCTAACCCTTGATCGAAATGCAGCGCATCTTAAAGACGATTTAATGCCACGCTACGCTGAGATGATTTACAACGGTTTTTGGTTTGCACCTGAACGTGAAATGTTACAGGCTTTAATTGACGAGTCGCAAACGTTTGTTTCTGGCAATGTGCGGGTTAAGTTGTATAAAGGCAATGTTGTGGTGGTGGGTCGTACTTCAGAAAACAGTTTGTTTGATGAAGCGATTGCAACGTTTGAAGAAGACGGTGGTGCATACAATCATAAAGACGCCGAAGGGTTTATTAAGCTTAATGCATTACGCTTACGGACAGCCGCTAAACGTCGAGCTAA is a genomic window containing:
- a CDS encoding argininosuccinate synthase, with the protein product MSEVKKVVLAYSGGLDTSIIVKWLQDEYQCEVVTFTADIGQGGEVEPARVKAAAMGVKEIYIEDLREEFARDFVYPMMRANAMYEGEYRLGTSIARPLIAKRLVEIAQAVGADAISHGATGKGNDQVRFELNSYALMPNVKVIAPWREWDLLSREKLMAYAAEHNIPIENNKGKKSPYSMDANLLHISYEGGVIEDPANEPEEDMWLWTVSIENAPDVPTYLDIGFEKGDIISINGQEMSPATVMEYLNKVGGANGIGRDDIVENRFVGMKARGCYETPAGTIMLKAHRAMESLTLDRNAAHLKDDLMPRYAEMIYNGFWFAPEREMLQALIDESQTFVSGNVRVKLYKGNVVVVGRTSENSLFDEAIATFEEDGGAYNHKDAEGFIKLNALRLRTAAKRRAKNASKA